Below is a window of Tolypothrix bouteillei VB521301 DNA.
AAATAAATTCATGCTCCAAGTAAGGTTTAGTTATATATGCTTTTGCTCCTAGTTCTTGAGCAAGTCGCCGATGCTTTTCCGCACTGCGGGATGTTAAAACGACTACAGGTATAGTTGCTAACTTTGAGTTCTGCTGAAGATGGGATAAAAGCTCAAAACCATTCATGCGAGGCATCTCTAAATCAGATATCAAAATTTGAATTTCAGGATGGGCTTGTAGCTGTTCTAAAGCTTCTACACCATTTTGGGCTTGCAATACTTGATAGCCAAACTTTTGTAAAGTTAGAGAAAGGGTTTGACGTAAACTAAGAGCATCATCGATCACCAAAACCACTTTTGATGTTTTATGAGTTTGTTCTTGATAAGGGCTCAATTCTAATTTGGTCGTTGATGAAGCTAGTAGGGGTATGGATTGTGTTACTGAAGCTGAAATGGGTAAAGCCCTCATTTGAGCCGTGGCTGGTGGTAATGCCATGACATCTAGTTCTGCTTGCATTGCGTTGAGTGGTTCTAATAGCAGTGCTGCATCAATAACCAAAATCATATTTCCATTTGCGAGACTACTACACCCATAAATATATTTTGGTGGAGATATAGTTTGACTTAAAGGTCTAATAACGAGTTCCTGTTCCCCAATGATTTGATCCACTTCTAAACCAAAAAGTTCTTGATTGCGTTTCAGTAATAGTACAGGGTTTTTCATAGTTTCTGTACCATCATTTATTTGTTTATTTTGTAAATGTCTGTGACAGATATAATGACTGTTATAATTAATTAACTCTGAAAGATGACATATGCTAATCATGCGTTCATCTTTGTCTTTATTCCAGTGCAAGATTTTTTTGCCTTCAAATTCCTTAATTGTATGAGTAGAAGAGAGAAGGATTTTTTCAATACTGTTCAATAGTAAGGCATAAACAATGCCTCCAGCTTGCACTAGCATCAATTTATCGGTAGTCATAGAAAAGGGAATTTTAAGTATAAATTTTGTTCCTTGCTTCGGTAAGGATTGAACTGCTATAGAGCCATTGAGAGAATGCAATTGAGAACGCACAATATCTAAACCCATACCGCGTCCTGAAATTTCACTCACTTTAGCAGCTGTAGAAAATCTAGGTAAAAATATGAGATCTAAAAGTTTGTCTTCAGTTGCTTTAGAAATCAATCCTCTGGTTTCTTCTGCTGATAACAAATCAAGTTCAACAGCTTTCTCACAAATTTTCTCTACGTGCAATCCTTGTCCGTCATCGTGAATTTCAATAATAGTTTGACTACCTTGGTGATAGGCAATAATTTCAATTAAACCTCGTTCTGATTTTCCAAACTCTCGACGAATTTCAGGTGATTCAATACCGTGATCGAAAGCATTACGAACTAATTGCAACAAAGGATCGTATAACTTTTCTGCTATTGATTTCTCTATCAGTACCTGCGTACCTGTTAGTTTCATCTCTACCATTTTGCCATATACGTTCCCTAAGTTTTGTACCATTTGGGGAAAACGATTGAGAATATCTCCCACAGGAACCATTCGTGTTTCTACTAAGTTGTCAATGATATTAAGTGTTAATCGCTGTGTTTTTTCTTGAATCTGTGTGGATTGTTCGATCAGTAAATCGAGGGATTCTGTTGTTTCTTGTAGCTGTAACGTCTCTTCTAGCGCTGAGTATAAGGCTACATTAAATTCTGTATACTCATCCATTTCCAAAGTATCAAAGTCCACAGTAGCAAAGTTTTGCTTGTACTTTGACGTAAAATTCTGTACTTGAAGTGGTAATTCACGAAGTTGATTTAAAGTTTTTTGATGTCTTTGGAGTTGAAAAAAGAGTTGCTCAATAATTTCTTTAAATTGTTCATCATAAAGATTCCGGCGTTTTTGATAAATCAGTAATTCCCCGGCTTGATAATTTAACGTATTCAGACTCTCTACATCGACTCTAATAAATGAATTTTGTCGTGTCTTTTTTTCTTCAACTTCTCGGTCGATTGTTGCATTGGAGTCAGGAGAAATGACTTCATTGGTTGTGAGAACTGTATCCAACGTTGCTGCTTCTCTAATCGCTAACGGTTGGGAAATTGTTGCTGAATTATTGTGAGTGATTTCTGGCTCTGGAGTTAAGTTCCAATAGGGCTCTGTTAAAGTTTGTTCGCGCTGCAAAACATCTGGTGTCTGTTCCGTTGTATCGGAGTTATCTTGAGTGGTGGGTAACTCATAACTAGCAGTCGTTATAACTTCTTGTCCCCAAATTGTATCTACTAAAGAATCACTTTGTTGATATGGTTCAGGGTGTATCTTTCTGATTTCTAAAAGATTTTGTAATTTTGGTTTAGCCAGCCAATTTTTTTCTTGTTCTGTAACAGACGGGTAGTTTTTATATTCTTTGGCAGTCTGAATAATTTTGTTTTTTATTGTTTTTAAAATTGGGGTATCGCTATTAAATGTTCTATATTTAAACTGAGCAAGAGCAAATAAAATTTTTAAGATAATACCTTGACGATACAGACAAAGGCTATCACTGTCCTCTTTATCACTTAGGAATTGCAAGCACTGAGATAGCCAATTTTCTATTTTTTCAATAGGATTTTCTGCTTGCAAATAGGGAACAAGTAGATCTAGGCTCAGTTCTTGATAAGGGACTTCTAAATGATGATTAAACCAACCTAATATATAACGAACTACTTTTAAATAAAATTTAGCTTCTACAGGCTTTAATTTTTTTCTATTGAAGCCACTATTGTTGATTAAAAAATTATAAAAATCAACTATTTCACTTCTTAAGTTTATCGCATTAGGAGGTGTATCGGTAGAATAGTCGGTGAAATAAACAGTTAAACTATTTTCTACATTTGTCTTTATCTCTTGTTCTTCCTGTAACAAGAGAGAACCAAAATTCTTCACTCTTGGTTGAGAGAGTTCTTGGAAAGCTTCTGAAGGTTGATAGCTACTCGTGCGATCGCCCGCCAATATAGCATGTTGTCCTTTTTGAAAATCTGCCAAAGCCAGTTCTGCAATTTCAACTGTACGAGTTGGATTTGCTTCTAGCGCAGCTAGAGTGATTTTAGCGATTTCTCCAAATCCTGGTAAGTTTAAAGATTCTGCTAAACCAAGAAATACCTCAGCTTGAGAGCGTAAAAATTGATTGAGTTCATCTGTATCCTGTAAATCTTGAATAGCTTTCGCAATACTTTCCAGACGTTGCGTCACTCCAGTTTCAAATATAGACTGTACAATATCAAACCCCAGTTCTACCGAAGTGGGAATATGAGTGTCAGCGTCTAGAGCATCGCCTAATTTTTCATGTAACTGTGCAAAGACTGAAGTGGCTCGTTGCAGAATTTCCTCATCGTTAATACTGCTACCTGTTATTTCTGCAGTTATGGGAAGACGAAGACACTCGTAAGCTTGTAGCAAAAGTGTTTGCAATTCAGTATCTATGACTACATCGGGATTGTAGAGAGCCCTAATAACATCTTCTAAAGAATGGGCAATTTTGTTAACGGTTTTTAAGTCAACAATAGCAGATCCCCCTTTAATCGTATGAGCAGAGCGCATTAAGTTATGGACTTTAGCGATACTGTAATTGTGTGGTAAGCTGAAAAGCTCTTGCTCGATAGTGTGTAATAATTCTGGAGCTTCACTGAGAAAGTAGGTATGACTTTGTTCGCGAATGAATGAATCGGTAATCATCGTTTTGATTTTTGATTTTGAAACGCTGAATGACGCAGAGATACGCAGATTGATGATAAAAAATTTATCCGCGTTTATCTGCGTTCTTCTGCGGTTACAATGTTAAATTTAATTGACTTTGAATTTACTTGCAGTCGTTAATAACTCTTGCGCCATCTGTGATAGCTGTTGGAAAACTGCAGCTATTTCATTAGATTCAGCAAAAGTTCTGTGAGAAATGTCAGCAACATCTTTTATGGATGTTGTAACGGAGACAGATTGGGTTATTTGTGTTTGTGTTGCTTCTGTAATTTGTTTTAGAAGTAGGCTAATTTCTGTAGTAGCAGCAACAATAGCATTGAGATTTTGTCTGGTTTCATTGACCAAACCTGTACCTTCTAAAACTTGTTGAATACCTGTTTCCATTGCAACTGCAACTTCACCCGTTTCTTGTTGAATTTCTTGGACTAATTTCTCAATTTCTATAGTGGCTGCTGCAGACTGGCGTGATAGCGAACGGACTTCATCTGCTACGACTGCAAAACCTTTCCCGTATTCACCCGCACGAGTTGCTTCTATAGCAGCATTTAATGCTAGGACGTTCGTTTGAGTCGCAAAATTACTAATCAAATTTACGACTTTGGAGATTTTTTGTGAGGATTCACTTAAACGTTTAATCTTTTTACTGGTTTGAGCAACAGTTTCTCGAATGGCTTGAATAGCCTCTACAGTCAAGTTCATTGCGCGATCGCCTGACTCTACTGTCTGATTTGCTCTTTGTACTGCAACATTCACCAATTCAGCACTTCCTGCAACTGCTTGAGTAGAGTTCAACATCTGTTGTAACTCGTTTAAAGCGACTGTAATTTCTTCTGATTGTCTCTGTGCCAAATTTGTTAATCCTCCGAGTGCAAGATTGCTACTACTGGAAGTTTGTACTACTTGTTGAGCAGCATTTTGCAAATGAATGACAATCTGTCTGAGGGCTTGCAGTGTACCATTGTAAGCATCGGCTATTGTACCGAGGATATCTTCTGTAATAGGTGCGCGTACTGTTAAGTCACCATTCAGAGCGGGTCTAACTGCTGTAAGAAGTTGGATAGCTCCTTGTTGTATGGATTCTTTAGCTGCTTTTTCTCGTTCTGCGGCTTCTGCTAGTTGTATTGACTGCGTTTGCAATTGTTGCAGATATTCTGCTTGTTGAAGAGCCAAACCTAATTGGTCACCAATACGGGCTAACAAACTGACTTCTGATTCTTCCCAATTACGAGTCTCTGAATTTTGGTAAGCTCCTAGTAAACCCCACAATTTAGAACCAAAAAAGACAGGGACAATCACATAAGCTTTGACTTCAAACTGTTCTAGAACTTCAATATGGCAGGGAGCATGACCTGCTTTGTAAATATCATTAACAGCAAAGCTTTCTCCTCTAGCATATCGACCCCCTTTTGTATCTTGTATGTGAGTATCTTCCCAGACAGTTTTAATATCCGGTCCTACGAGTCTTACCCAACCACTCGCTACAGACTCTGTAATGAACTCGCCACTCCAATCAGGGTTAAAACGATAAATTCCTACGCGATCGCATCGCAGCAATTGCCGCACTTCTTGAGTTGCTGTCTTAAAAATCACATCTACGTTTGAAGATTGTCGGATGCGGTTGACGACTTTAGTTAAAGCTTTTTCTTGTTCAGCTATCTGAGAAAGCTTTTCTGATTT
It encodes the following:
- a CDS encoding hybrid sensor histidine kinase/response regulator; the encoded protein is MITDSFIREQSHTYFLSEAPELLHTIEQELFSLPHNYSIAKVHNLMRSAHTIKGGSAIVDLKTVNKIAHSLEDVIRALYNPDVVIDTELQTLLLQAYECLRLPITAEITGSSINDEEILQRATSVFAQLHEKLGDALDADTHIPTSVELGFDIVQSIFETGVTQRLESIAKAIQDLQDTDELNQFLRSQAEVFLGLAESLNLPGFGEIAKITLAALEANPTRTVEIAELALADFQKGQHAILAGDRTSSYQPSEAFQELSQPRVKNFGSLLLQEEQEIKTNVENSLTVYFTDYSTDTPPNAINLRSEIVDFYNFLINNSGFNRKKLKPVEAKFYLKVVRYILGWFNHHLEVPYQELSLDLLVPYLQAENPIEKIENWLSQCLQFLSDKEDSDSLCLYRQGIILKILFALAQFKYRTFNSDTPILKTIKNKIIQTAKEYKNYPSVTEQEKNWLAKPKLQNLLEIRKIHPEPYQQSDSLVDTIWGQEVITTASYELPTTQDNSDTTEQTPDVLQREQTLTEPYWNLTPEPEITHNNSATISQPLAIREAATLDTVLTTNEVISPDSNATIDREVEEKKTRQNSFIRVDVESLNTLNYQAGELLIYQKRRNLYDEQFKEIIEQLFFQLQRHQKTLNQLRELPLQVQNFTSKYKQNFATVDFDTLEMDEYTEFNVALYSALEETLQLQETTESLDLLIEQSTQIQEKTQRLTLNIIDNLVETRMVPVGDILNRFPQMVQNLGNVYGKMVEMKLTGTQVLIEKSIAEKLYDPLLQLVRNAFDHGIESPEIRREFGKSERGLIEIIAYHQGSQTIIEIHDDGQGLHVEKICEKAVELDLLSAEETRGLISKATEDKLLDLIFLPRFSTAAKVSEISGRGMGLDIVRSQLHSLNGSIAVQSLPKQGTKFILKIPFSMTTDKLMLVQAGGIVYALLLNSIEKILLSSTHTIKEFEGKKILHWNKDKDERMISICHLSELINYNSHYICHRHLQNKQINDGTETMKNPVLLLKRNQELFGLEVDQIIGEQELVIRPLSQTISPPKYIYGCSSLANGNMILVIDAALLLEPLNAMQAELDVMALPPATAQMRALPISASVTQSIPLLASSTTKLELSPYQEQTHKTSKVVLVIDDALSLRQTLSLTLQKFGYQVLQAQNGVEALEQLQAHPEIQILISDLEMPRMNGFELLSHLQQNSKLATIPVVVLTSRSAEKHRRLAQELGAKAYITKPYLEHEFISTIETVLTMTRE
- a CDS encoding GAF domain-containing protein, which translates into the protein MTAVYQVNQGSEHLEYANSSSGEILILNAVSENLKIWRRQVQDIILKMRQASDFDALVKVMVKEIREKTSSDRVLIYRFHSPESGVVIEETRVTSWTPTLAENLPPIVFGVNRSEDSGEPVTIDDINQVDLTPYQKQLLEKFQIKSSLSVPIIVEEKTWGLLVANFCATPHEWQEVEIGLLVQIATEFTYRLQQIQAQKQQQEQTQARKSVAKVIDKVLRISDIDKVFQATTQEVRHLLRCDRVGVYRFNPDWSGEFVAESVGSGWVKLVGPDIKTVWEDTHLQETQGGRYAKGESFVVNDIYKAGHFPCHVEILEQFEVKAYIIVPVFSGAKLWGLLGAYQNSATREWEAWEASFLTQIGMQFGVAVAQAEYLEQVRVKSEKLSQIAEQEKALTKVVNRIRQSSNVDVIFKTATQEVRQLLRCDRVGIYRFNPDWSGEFITESVASGWVRLVGPDIKTVWEDTHIQDTKGGRYARGESFAVNDIYKAGHAPCHIEVLEQFEVKAYVIVPVFFGSKLWGLLGAYQNSETRNWEESEVSLLARIGDQLGLALQQAEYLQQLQTQSIQLAEAAEREKAAKESIQQGAIQLLTAVRPALNGDLTVRAPITEDILGTIADAYNGTLQALRQIVIHLQNAAQQVVQTSSSSNLALGGLTNLAQRQSEEITVALNELQQMLNSTQAVAGSAELVNVAVQRANQTVESGDRAMNLTVEAIQAIRETVAQTSKKIKRLSESSQKISKVVNLISNFATQTNVLALNAAIEATRAGEYGKGFAVVADEVRSLSRQSAAATIEIEKLVQEIQQETGEVAVAMETGIQQVLEGTGLVNETRQNLNAIVAATTEISLLLKQITEATQTQITQSVSVTTSIKDVADISHRTFAESNEIAAVFQQLSQMAQELLTTASKFKVN